The following are encoded in a window of Penaeus monodon isolate SGIC_2016 chromosome 9, NSTDA_Pmon_1, whole genome shotgun sequence genomic DNA:
- the LOC119576865 gene encoding cuticle protein CP14.6-like, whose translation MKFFVFVLLVAVACADRLYEPPAARADSDEIAILRDERVIEDDGRYNFDMETANGIKVSESGSPVGDEGAINSAGSFSYTAPDGTDVHLQYVADENGFQPQGAHLPVAPEFPHPIPQFVLDQIAFAAEEDARQARGEVSRSYGAPHDD comes from the exons ATGAAATTC TTCGTCTTCGTCCTCCTCGTCGCCGTGGCCTGTGCCGACCGGCTGTACGAGCCCCCAGCGGCTCGTGCTGACTCCGACGAGATCGCCATCTTGAGGGATGAGCGCGTGATCGAGGACGACGGAAGGTACAACTTCGACATGGAGACTGCCAACGGCATCAAGGTGTCTGAGTCTGGCTCTCCTGTAGGAGACGAGGGAGCCATCAACAGTGCCGGATCCTTCTC GTACACCGCTCCTGACGGCACTGACGTCCACCTCCAATACGTAgctgacgagaacggcttccagccaCAGGGCGCCCACCTACCCGTGGCTCCCGAGTTCCCCCAcccgatccctcagttcgtcctcgaccagatcgccttcgccgctgAGGAGGACGCCCGCCAGGCCCGTGGAGAGGTCTCGCGCTCCTATGGTGCTCCTCATgacgactaa